A section of the bacterium genome encodes:
- a CDS encoding polyprenyl synthetase family protein, which translates to MMTQGSPSGRLDSIREPVREECKALEDYFKTYLKTDVPLIDQIFEHLIDGGGKRFRPLLVLLLSSCSPHRSKEDVFKLAVAVEFIHTATLLHDDVVDQSDVRRGNRVAYRIWGAEPSVLSGDYLYSRAFNLLVEIGHLGILDAISGATTQMASGEVLQLLRSYSTATTREEYMEVINGKTASLIAASCTAAGYIAGMEDHDLAAAGEYGLNLGMSFQIVDDVLDYASQLGVLGKAVGKDFLEGKVTLPVIILMENINGDTRRQVADIFLKESPQVDDFALVLDLMKKHLVLEKTLKVAVQYRDQAVKALMKIPADPCRDSLLGLANYVVERCS; encoded by the coding sequence ATGATGACGCAAGGGAGTCCTTCAGGCCGCCTGGACTCCATCCGGGAACCCGTCAGGGAGGAGTGCAAGGCCCTCGAAGACTACTTTAAGACTTACTTGAAGACGGATGTTCCTCTTATCGATCAGATATTTGAACACCTTATTGACGGGGGGGGGAAACGGTTTCGTCCCCTCCTCGTCCTTCTTCTCTCCTCATGTTCGCCTCATCGCTCCAAAGAGGATGTATTCAAACTGGCTGTGGCTGTGGAGTTTATCCACACAGCGACCCTTCTGCACGATGATGTGGTGGATCAGTCGGATGTCCGCCGGGGCAACAGGGTCGCCTACAGGATATGGGGTGCCGAACCGAGCGTTTTGTCAGGGGATTATCTGTACTCCCGCGCCTTCAACCTTCTGGTTGAGATCGGCCACCTGGGCATTCTGGACGCTATTTCAGGTGCCACCACCCAGATGGCCAGTGGAGAGGTGCTCCAACTGCTCAGGTCTTACAGTACAGCCACAACACGGGAAGAGTACATGGAAGTTATCAACGGCAAAACGGCAAGCCTCATTGCGGCTTCCTGTACCGCAGCTGGTTACATCGCCGGCATGGAGGATCATGACCTTGCGGCTGCGGGAGAATACGGGCTCAACCTGGGTATGAGTTTCCAGATCGTAGACGATGTCCTGGATTATGCTTCCCAGCTCGGAGTCCTGGGGAAGGCTGTCGGCAAGGACTTTCTCGAAGGCAAAGTGACCCTTCCGGTCATCATTCTCATGGAAAATATCAACGGCGATACCAGGCGCCAGGTAGCTGATATCTTTCTCAAGGAATCTCCCCAGGTAGATGATTTTGCACTTGTCCTGGATCTCATGAAGAAGCACCTGGTGCTTGAAAAAACCCTGAAAGTGGCGGTCCAATACCGTGACCAGGCAGTGAAAGCACTGATGAAGATACCTGCAGATCCGTGCAGAGACAGTCTTCTTGGTCTGGCCAACTATGTGGTGGAGCGCTGTTCATGA
- the gltA gene encoding NADPH-dependent glutamate synthase produces the protein MTDTNNTTPKKEKVPRQPMPEQPAGERQKNFDEVPYGYTPETAMLEASRCIQCKKPRCVAGCPVGIDIPGFIKAIEVGDFPESIRILKDSNALPAVCGRVCPQEDQCEILCVLSVKQDPVAIGRLERFAADWEREHGEVKLPEVAPPTGKKVAVVGAGPAGLTVAGDLIVKGHEVTVFEALHKPGGVLVYGIPEFRLPNEIVEFEIKNLENLGVKVINNIVVGKTFTIPELMEEEGFDAVFLGVGAGLPMFMGIPGENLNGVYSANEYLTRSNLMGGYDFPRYDTPLKRGKKVAIIGGGNVAMDSARTAKRLGAESIVVYRRSKKEMPARIEEIHHAEEEGIDFHFLTAPVRILGNEDGAVIGMECLTMELGEPDDSGRRRPVPIKGSEYILDVDVVIVSVGTGSNPLLTKSTPGLELNKWDYIVADQKTGVTSIPGVYAGGDIVRGAATVILAMGDGRMASGAMHRYLMGEPEPADAPEES, from the coding sequence ATGACCGATACCAATAATACGACCCCAAAAAAGGAAAAAGTGCCTCGACAGCCCATGCCAGAACAACCTGCCGGGGAGAGACAGAAAAATTTCGATGAGGTGCCCTACGGTTATACTCCTGAGACGGCCATGCTCGAAGCCAGCCGTTGCATCCAGTGTAAAAAACCCAGGTGTGTGGCCGGTTGCCCGGTGGGGATCGATATCCCCGGATTTATCAAGGCCATCGAGGTGGGAGATTTTCCCGAGTCGATCCGTATTCTGAAAGACAGTAACGCCCTGCCAGCCGTTTGCGGCCGGGTATGCCCCCAGGAGGATCAGTGTGAGATACTCTGTGTCCTGAGCGTCAAGCAGGATCCTGTGGCCATTGGACGCCTGGAACGCTTTGCGGCCGATTGGGAAAGGGAACACGGTGAGGTGAAGCTGCCTGAAGTAGCACCGCCCACCGGCAAGAAGGTGGCTGTGGTGGGAGCTGGCCCGGCTGGGCTTACCGTCGCGGGAGACCTCATCGTCAAGGGGCACGAGGTGACCGTATTCGAAGCCCTTCATAAGCCCGGGGGAGTCCTGGTTTACGGGATCCCTGAGTTCCGGCTGCCCAACGAGATCGTCGAGTTCGAGATCAAGAACCTGGAAAACCTGGGTGTAAAGGTCATCAACAATATTGTCGTGGGCAAGACCTTTACGATCCCTGAACTCATGGAGGAGGAAGGGTTCGATGCAGTTTTTCTGGGTGTCGGCGCCGGACTGCCAATGTTCATGGGGATTCCCGGCGAGAACCTCAACGGCGTTTATTCCGCCAATGAATACCTGACCAGGTCCAACCTCATGGGCGGTTACGATTTTCCCCGTTACGATACGCCCTTGAAAAGGGGCAAAAAAGTGGCGATCATCGGCGGCGGCAACGTTGCCATGGACTCGGCGCGGACCGCAAAAAGGCTCGGTGCCGAATCCATCGTTGTTTACAGACGATCGAAAAAAGAGATGCCTGCCAGGATCGAGGAGATCCATCATGCGGAAGAAGAGGGGATCGACTTCCACTTTCTCACCGCACCGGTACGCATCCTTGGCAACGAGGATGGGGCTGTCATCGGGATGGAGTGCCTTACAATGGAACTGGGTGAACCGGACGATTCAGGCCGCCGCAGACCGGTTCCCATAAAAGGTTCGGAGTACATTCTGGATGTAGATGTCGTCATTGTATCCGTTGGCACGGGGTCAAACCCCCTGCTGACCAAATCCACGCCGGGGCTTGAGCTCAACAAGTGGGACTACATCGTGGCTGATCAAAAGACAGGTGTTACCAGCATCCCCGGCGTATACGCCGGAGGCGATATCGTCCGGGGCGCGGCGACGGTGATCCTCGCCATGGGGGACGGCAGGATGGCCTCAGGTGCCATGCACCGGTATCTCATGGGTGAGCCGGAACCTGCGGACGCACCCGAGGAGTCATGA
- a CDS encoding sulfide/dihydroorotate dehydrogenase-like FAD/NAD-binding protein, whose product MFTIVKKMNLSHDVYWMDIDAPYIARKAQPGQFVILRTGRMGERIPLTIADSDREAGTISLVFQEVGKSTMLMGALKQGDNLDDVVGPLGLPSHIEKLGLVVIVGGGIGIAPVHPIARGFKEAGSKVISILGARSKDLLIMEDEMVKASTEVKVCTDDGSYGQQGFVTNVLEGLIEEGSPIDMVVAIGPVPMMAAVSKLTKPYGIKTMVSLNPIMVDGTGMCGACRVTVGGKIKFACVDGPDFDGHEVDFAELRLRQRMYLSEERDAIETLTYVSE is encoded by the coding sequence GTGTTTACTATCGTGAAAAAAATGAATCTGTCGCACGATGTCTACTGGATGGATATAGATGCGCCTTATATCGCCCGAAAGGCCCAGCCGGGTCAGTTCGTAATTCTCCGAACGGGACGCATGGGAGAGCGAATTCCACTCACTATCGCCGATAGTGACCGGGAGGCCGGCACCATATCCCTGGTTTTCCAGGAGGTGGGCAAGAGCACCATGCTCATGGGCGCCCTGAAGCAGGGAGATAATCTGGACGACGTAGTGGGCCCCCTGGGTCTTCCCAGCCATATCGAAAAGCTGGGCCTTGTCGTCATTGTGGGAGGCGGTATAGGGATAGCCCCGGTTCACCCCATTGCCCGGGGTTTCAAGGAAGCCGGGAGCAAGGTGATCTCCATACTGGGTGCTCGATCCAAAGATCTGCTCATCATGGAAGATGAAATGGTCAAGGCAAGTACCGAGGTAAAGGTTTGTACGGATGACGGCAGTTACGGTCAGCAGGGTTTTGTGACCAACGTCCTGGAAGGTCTCATCGAAGAGGGAAGTCCCATCGATATGGTCGTGGCCATCGGGCCTGTTCCCATGATGGCTGCGGTGAGCAAGCTGACCAAGCCCTATGGGATAAAGACGATGGTGAGCCTCAACCCGATCATGGTAGATGGCACCGGCATGTGTGGTGCCTGCAGGGTCACAGTGGGCGGTAAAATAAAGTTTGCCTGCGTGGACGGCCCCGACTTCGATGGCCATGAGGTGGATTTCGCCGAACTCAGGTTGCGTCAGAGGATGTACCTGAGCGAAGAGCGTGATGCCATTGAGACCTTAACCTACGTGAGCGAGTGA